The Euphorbia lathyris chromosome 2, ddEupLath1.1, whole genome shotgun sequence genome includes a window with the following:
- the LOC136216831 gene encoding sugar transporter ERD6-like 16, giving the protein MLLPFFNDVVGLLGAMGFWPLTVHFPIGRWTTAQYSMFGSILTIGAMLGVITSGPITDYFDRKGAIRFSLIICISGWLAVFFSKNYLWLDVGRFLTGFDIGVFSFVVPVFIAEIAPKNLRGRLTTLNRLMIVIGGSASFLIGSVISWRALALTAISPCILLLAGLFFVPESPRWLMKVGQEKEFLASLQKLGGKDADVTREANEIQVGVALMVFQQLVGINGIQFYVSETFVSAGLSKSYKTENQTGFSMGMGAVPWLIMSENDVIIAANLPINIKGVAGSLVTLVNCNSLNN; this is encoded by the exons ATGCTTCTGCCGTTTTTCAATGATGTTGTTGGACTACTGGGAGCCATGGGGTTCTGGCCATTGACAGTTCATTTCCCAATTGGAAGGTGGACTACAGCTCAG TACTCCATGTTCGGTTCTATACTAACAATTGGTGCAATGCTCGGTGTTATAACAAGTGGTCCGATCACTGACTATTTCGATCGAAAAGGG GCAATTAGATTTTCGTTGATAATTTGCATCTCGGGATGGCTAGCTGTTTTCTTCTCTAAA AATTATTTGTGGCTTGATGTGGGAAGGTTTTTAACTGGTTTTGATATTGGAGttttctcctttgtg GTTCCGGTATTCATAGCAGAAATAGCCCCGAAGAATCTGCGCGGAAGGCTTACCACATTGAATCGG CTCATGATTGTAATTGGAGGATCTGCTTCTTTCTTGATAGGAAGTGTCATTTCGTGGCGAGCGCTAGCTCTAACAG CTATTAGTCCGTGCATTTTGCTGCTTGCTGGTCTGTTTTTTGTTCCAGAGTCTCCCAGATGGCTG ATGAAAGTTGGCCAAGAAAAGGAATTCCTAGCTTCATTGCAGAAACTTGGCGGGAAAGATGCTGATGTTACTCGTGAAGCCAATGAAATCCAA GTTGGAGTGGCACTGATGGTGTTCCAGCAGTTGGTAGGAATCAATGGCATTCAGTTTTATGTTAGTGAAACCTTTGTATCAGCCG GACTTTCAAAAAGCTACAAAACGGAGAACCAAACGG GATTTTCAATGGGAATGGGAGCAGTTCCATGGTTAATAATGTCTGAG AATGATGTGATAATTGCTGCAAATCTTCCTATAAATATAAAGGGAGTAGCTGGAAGCTTGGTGACACTTGTGAACTGTAACAGTTTGAATAACTGA